The window TGCAGCGGGGTCATATCTTCCCGGTGCGGGAGCTGTCCTGCATAGTATTTGATTCTGCTGTCAATTTGCTTGCGAATGTCCTCAATGATGTGGTGTTTGTTGCTCTCATCAAGAGACCCTTCATATCGCTGCTCTAGCTCTTCAAGAAGTTCTGGCGCTTCTTCATTTAAGAATGCGTCGACAAGCTGGCGTGTTTGATTGAAAAATTGATCAGCCATTTCTTGCTGCATCATTCCAATACCCGGGGTTGTTGTTTGGCCCACTTCAAAGTTTTGAACACTGTTTGGATCAGATGGATTGAGGCCGATGTTCAGTGTGCCTTCAAGCCGCTCGATTTTCAGTTGATCAAATTGATAATCAATCCGTTCAATCGTCGTTGTCGGTTTATCTTTGATCATTTGCATTTCCTGCTGAAGTTCGTTAAGCCTTTTTTCAAGCATCATAATTTGTTGTGTTTGCTTTTGAATGATGCCATGCACCTGTGAAGCGTTGCTTTGATAATCATACATTGACATACACCTCCGGGGATAGCAGATGAACTTAAGTTGTTGGTGACTGAAGCGGTACAAAAGGTGTTGTGATTGCGCCTTGGGATTCTTCAATTCCTTGTGTACCTGCTGCGGCAGGTGCTGCTTCTACGTAGCTGCCCGTGTTATACAGATTAGAAAGAGCTTTAATTGAACCAGCGCTCCCAATTTGCAGCACAGAGGAGTTACTGACAGACTCTACACGCAAATAATTAATTTGTATCGCTTGATTAATATAGAAGTTCAACGGATTCTCACTCCTTACAAGTTACCAACAAGCGGTTGATCAATGACATCACTGTCGTACGTATTTGTCACACTTTTATAGTTGCTAATGCGCAATTGATCACCAGTGTTAAAACTGCCTGCGCCAGCAAACGTTTTAACCTGACTATTTGGAGAAATGGTGATGCAGTCTCCAACATGAACGACTCCGCTCGTTCCGACGGCATTTACTTTAAAGGCTCCAACAATAGCCGGCATAGCGGTGCACATCCTTTATAAAAATAAGGCACTTTGTTTTTGGGCGTTTCACCATAGCTTATGATGGGTCTTTTAATGTGTGATTGTCTTTTTGAAAGCTTTTGATGAGAGGAATTAGGTGTATGGTTTACCCTTTTTTAGAGCATTCATTCGAGGTGTATTTGATGCCTTTATTTAAGAGTG is drawn from Bacillus pumilus and contains these coding sequences:
- a CDS encoding spore germination protein: MPAIVGAFKVNAVGTSGVVHVGDCITISPNSQVKTFAGAGSFNTGDQLRISNYKSVTNTYDSDVIDQPLVGNL
- a CDS encoding spore germination protein GerPC; the protein is MYDYQSNASQVHGIIQKQTQQIMMLEKRLNELQQEMQMIKDKPTTTIERIDYQFDQLKIERLEGTLNIGLNPSDPNSVQNFEVGQTTTPGIGMMQQEMADQFFNQTRQLVDAFLNEEAPELLEELEQRYEGSLDESNKHHIIEDIRKQIDSRIKYYAGQLPHREDMTPLQRSEQIAEYVKHDVKRAIEHFLAHIPNETKGEENG
- a CDS encoding spore germination protein GerPB, whose protein sequence is MNFYINQAIQINYLRVESVSNSSVLQIGSAGSIKALSNLYNTGSYVEAAPAAAGTQGIEESQGAITTPFVPLQSPTT